One part of the Arabidopsis thaliana chromosome 1 sequence genome encodes these proteins:
- a CDS encoding uncharacterized protein (unknown protein; CONTAINS InterPro DOMAIN/s: Protein of unknown function DUF740 (InterPro:IPR008004); BEST Arabidopsis thaliana protein match is: unknown protein (TAIR:AT1G21830.1); Has 49 Blast hits to 49 proteins in 12 species: Archae - 0; Bacteria - 0; Metazoa - 0; Fungi - 0; Plants - 49; Viruses - 0; Other Eukaryotes - 0 (source: NCBI BLink).): MKGQNKSSTSSCNIHPVDVIEGVCPLCLNERLLVVASLQRLRPPCPPSSYQTIPKTILQNSSRKKPIRLFSFFSFFELRHHKSDHQNTSIISPEDSFISINFEDNRATSWEKGKETQYQHVHTKKEFVPQSTPLPPLLSWRKRIRRLLHVISFKSRSRACHLSAKVKSEDDLSRSW; the protein is encoded by the exons ATGAAAGGACAGAACAAAAGCTCAACATCTTCTTGTAACATCCATCCAGTAGATGTTATTGAAGGTGTGTGTCCTCTCTGTCTTAACGAGAGGCTTTTGGTCGTGGCTTCTCTACAGAGATTACGCCCTCCATGTCCTCCTTCTTCCTACCAAACCATCCCGAAAACCATCCTTCAAAATTCTTCTAGAAAGAAACCCATCAgactcttctccttctttagcttcttcgAACTCCGACATCACAAGTCCGATCACCAGAACACCTCCATTATCAGTCCAGAAG aTTCATTCATTTCGATCAACTTCGAAGACAACCGAGCAACTTCATGggagaaaggaaaagaaacgCAATATCAACATGTCCACACGAAGAAGGAGTTTGTTCCTCAGTCCACACCACTTCCTCCTCTACTGTCGTGGAGAAAACGGATTCGTAGACTCTTACACGTCATCAGTTTCAAAAGCCGGTCTAGAGCATGTCACTTGTCCGCCAAGGTTAAAAGTGAAGATGACTTGAGTAGAAGTTGGTGA